CTCGCCGCCGGCCGGGCCTATCTTCACGTCGCCCTTCGCAACCTGATAGTCGAAGTTGAAGAAGAACAGCCGCACCGCTTCGCCGAACGCCAGCGTCGCGACCACCAGCATCAGGCCTTTGACGCGCAGTGCGGGGAAACCGACCGCGCAGGCGGTTGCGCCGGCGACCAACGAAGCGGCGATGATCGCAGGGACGATGTGCCAGCCGGCCAGCACCGTGAGCATCGCCCCGACATAGGCGCCGATGGCGAAGAAGCCGGCTTGCGCAAGGCTGACCTGTCCGGTCAGCAGAACGCAATAGGCGGAGAGCCCCAGCAATGTGTGGACGCCGACGATCTGGGCAAGCCCGAGATAAAAATCCATGCGGCCTCCTCAGTCCCGCCCGGCGGCGGGGGAGAAAATGCCGCCCGGCCGGAACACCAGAAACACAAACAGCAGCAGCATGACATAGAGGTCGCGTTCGGTGACGCCGCGGAAGTACTGAAACAGGTTCTCGAAGCCCCCGACCAGCAGGCCGGCGATGATGGCGCCTGGAATCGAACCCAGTCCGCCGATCACGGTGACGATCAGTCCCTTGGTGGTCAGCGGCAGCGACAGCAGCGGCGACAGCACGCCGATGGCGGCCCCGATCATGGCGCCGGCGATGCCGCCGACCACGCCGGTGATGACGAAGGTCAGACCGTTGATACGCGGGATCGAGATTCCGCACAACTGCGCCGCGACGGGCTGCTGCGCGACCGCCCGCGTCGCGATGCCGATCTTGGTGCGGTAGAGCAACGCCAGCAGCAGCAGCATCGACAGGCAACCCAGCGCGAACATGAACATCAGGTCGCCGCGCAGGGTGAAGGGACCGGCATCGATGATCACGTCGGAAAACAGCGCGGGATAGGGCACGGGAATGCCGACCGTCGCATGCACGATGATCTCGTCGATCAGCAGCAGCGCACCGACCGTCGACATCAGCGTGGCGAGCGGATTGGCCTGGGGGATGAAGCGGAAGCAGACGACATAGATCACGAAGCCGATGATGCCGCCGGAGAGGCCGGCCAGCAAGAAGATGAAGATCGCCGGCGCCTTGACGACCGACAGGACAATCAGGCTGGCGTATGCCGCACCGATCGACGCTGCGGCGTAGGACAGGTTGATCTTGTGCATCACGCCGAACACCAGCGTGAAACCGATCCCGAGCAGGGAATAGGTCGCGCCGAACAGCACGCCATCGGCGATGGACTGCAGCGTATCAATGAAGTGGAGGTAGGACATGCACTACGGATCCAGGCCGGTGAAGCGAGCCATTCGCGTCTGGAGCCGTATCGGTTCTGATTGAATCGGAACCGGGCTCCAGCCCTTTGTCTTGACGCGTTCTTCTTGACGCGAACCGGTACCCGCTTCGCTCGGAAACGCTCTAGCCACGGACCATCATGATCCCGCGACACATCGATAGCCCGTCGAGGCCGCAGGCGGGGCAAGCCGGACCAAGGCCGACTCGCCCCGCGTTGCAGCGGTCAGGATCCCGGCTTGTGCAGAACCTTCCAGGCGCTGTCCTTGGCGTGGACGAACAGGAACGGCTTGATCGCCTCCCGATCGGCCGTACGGCCGACCTTGCCGAGCAGGCCGTCGGTCTCCTTCAATGCCGCGAGCCCGGCACGCATCTTCTCGCGATCCGCGGCAACGGTGTCGGGCTTGCCCATGACCTTCTGGGATTCGATCACGTTCTTCAGGATGAAGCCGATCTCGTAGGCCGCAGCGCTGTGCAGATCGGCGCTGCCGCCGAACTTCGCAACCAGCTCGGCGGCCTTGACGGCTTCCGGGGTGACCGGCGCAAAGCTGGTCGGGATCACGATGCCTTCGGCCTGTACTCCGCAACCCTGCAGCGTTTCGATCGACGACGACGAGGTGAGGCCGATCAGCAGCTTCGGCTTGACGCCCTGGCGCTGCATTTCCTTGAGCACGCCGCATGTCGTGAACGGATGGGCTGAAATCGCCACCACGTCCGGGTTGGCGCGCTTCATCTCGCGCACCTGGGTCGAGAACGTCGTGTCGTTCAGGAGCCACTCGCCCTGCCCCAGCAACTGCAGCCCGCTGGCTTCAGCCTGCGCCTTGATGACGCCGAAGGTCGCGTTGGAATGCGCGAAATCCTTTTCCACGCCGCCGTAGATCGTCTTGAGGTCAGGGTACTGCGTCTTCACCCAGGCAAACAGCGACTTGTACATCTCGAACTCGCTCGGCACGTTGCGGAAGGCCCATTCCGAAATCTTGGCAAGGCCGCCCTTCGCCGCGACGTCGGCAATGATCGGGAACTGAAGTCCGGAGTCCGAGCTGTCGCCGACTTTCTTCTGCAGGATGCCGAACAGCGATTCGGCGACATTCGAGCAAGTCGGCCCGACGGCAATGATCGCTTCCGTGGAGGCGATGCGGCGCACGACGGAGATGCCTTCTTCGGCATTGCAGCGATCATCGTAGTATTCGAGGGCGATCTTGCCCTTGGCGCCGTCGCCGAGCGTAACGCCGCCGGCATTATTGATTTGCTCGAGCGCCGCCTTCAGCGCCGCTTCGCTGTTGATGCCAAAGACGCGCACGACACCCGACTTGGCACCGAACCCGGCTATCTTGACCGAACGCTCCTGAGCTACGGCAGGTGAAGTAACGACGAATCCGGCAATGGCGCCCAGAGTCGCAAATAGAGTCAGCGATTTCTTGATCATGACAATCTCCCTCCCGATCGGCGACCGCATCAATGGGCCGGCGATATCTGCAGTTATCCGGGACTTGGCGCCCGGTTGTAATGCGAGATTATCGTTGCATCGCAATACCATGATGGTTTCGCGAAACGATGTGATTGAGTGTCCGATACCGCTGTCCATACTGTCAAGCAAATTGGCCGGCCGGGCGACCGCCCACCATCGCCACGGGGCGCCCGTCAACTTCGCGCCATCTGGGTTCGCCGCAGCAAAGGCTCGACCTCGATGAACAGGGAGCGTCTTAGCCGGCAAGCGCCGGCTGCGGCGCATTCTCGAACAGATGCACGATGGCGTTGGCGTAATACTTCAACAGCATCAGTTCTTCCGGGTTGGCGCGATAGCTTCCGTCCTGCTCCAGAACAAGATGGCGCAGGGTCAGCATGCGCAACCCCACCGTGATCGCGTAATCGCGGTCGGCGCGCGGAATGTGGACATAGGTGCCGCGGCCTTCCAGTTCGCCGATCAGGCTCGACACCCTTTCCTTGATGTCGAGCAGGGAGAGCGGCCTTTCGCCGGCCTCCAGCATCGCGGCAGACACCAGCGACACCGGCAGCGCCGGAATCACGCGGCCGACCGCTTCCATCAGCTTGTTTCCCAGCTTCTCGATCTCGGCATGGCGCGGCTCGGGGGCCAGCAGACGAAAATCGATGTTCGCCTCAGCCGTGTGCTTTCGCAGCGAGACAGGCTCGCCGAAACTGACGCAGGTATAGCCGAAGCGATACCATTCACCGCGCAACGCCATCCAGACGTGATGGAAGAAGTGACGCGCGAAGACAGCTGCGTTGAATCCGAACACCGGCTTCTTCCCGGGCTCGGTATTGGCGGCGGAGGTCAGCATCCGATCCTCCAGCACGCGGTCGTAGTTGACCGCGACCGGGATGAACACCACGTCGCGCGGGCCGAGCGGATCGAAGCCTGCGACCATGTAGCTCAGAAGCCCGAATTTCGGCGGGCGCAACCTGCCATCGCGGCTCAGGCCGCCCTCCGGAAAGATCGCTTGGGTGACGCCCGCCGCGGTCGCCATGTGAACGTAGCGCGCGAGCACCTTGCGATAGAGCGGCTCGCGGGAATCCCGGCTGATGAAATAGGCCCCCATCGACCGGATCAGGCCGCGCAGCCCCCAGACCTGCGCCCATTCACCTACCGCGTAACTCAATGCCGACGACGTGGCAGCGACATAGGTCACCAGCACGTAGTCCATGTTGGAGCGATGATTGATGACGAAGATGACCGAGGACGCGGGATCCACCGCAGCGAGCGCATCGTCGTTGCGGTAGCCGATCCGGACGCGATAGAGCATCTTGGAGATGCCCCTGGCGATGCGCGTTCCCACGCGGAAGTAGGCATAGGCGCTGAACGAGGGAACGATTTCGCCGGCATAGCGCTTCACCTTCTCCATCGCGACTTCGCGCGGCACGCCGGCCTCCCTGGCGTACTCTTCGGCGGCGTGCAGCACTTCCGGATCGAACACCAGACGGTCGATCAGGACCTGGCGCTTGGTGAGCTTGAACGGCTGAATGTGAAGCCTGAGATGGGTATTGAGTTCTTCGATGGCGCGGTTGGCGCGGCGCCGCAGCGCCCAGCGCACGCTCGGCATCAGGATGCGGTCAACCACAGCCAGGACAGCCAGAACGGCCAGGATGACGACGGCCCACAGCGGCAGGGCAATTTGCGACCCCATGAGGCCTCCCATGTCGCCGCGTGTCACGGACCGTGGTCCGAGCCGCGGCGATCCCTCTTGATCGGCCAGGATACCATCCAGGCGTCGCTTGGCCGCAAGAGGCTTTTTGGGCGCCCGCTCCTAAATCGACGCTCCCGGGATGGTCCCGAGCCAATCCGTCGTTTACCAAATCCTCATTTCAGAGATGCGCACCCGGCACGAAGGCGTCGAACGCCGCCCACAGCCGTTCGCGATAGCCGTCCTGTTCCTGCAGAATTTCATGCCGGGCTCCCTCGATCACGCGATGCGATCCCGCAGGCAGGCGCGCGGCAAATCCCTTGATCGCTGCTCCCGATACGACGGTATCGCCACCCGCCGCCACCATCAGTATCGGCCGATCGATTTGCGACGGGTAATCCGCGGCGCGAAACGCGACGATCGTTTCAAACGCCGCATCCAGCCAAGCCACCGTCGGCGAACCAATTCCCACCGCTGGATCTTGCTCCAGAATCGAGGCGTTGCGGGCGTAGCGCTGGGGATCGGAGGTTAGCGGATTGCCGGCAAAGCCCGATGCCCGCATCATATCGACATTGCTGCCGGGAACGTAGCTCGCCCCGAAGCCGGCGAGGCGCAGCGCCCGCATCGGAATGCGCAACAGCAACGAGGAACGCGCGTAGGGCAAATCGATCAGCGGCGCGGCGAGAACCATGCGCTCGAACCACCGCCTGCCGGAATGCGCGACACGCAGCAGGACCGCGCCGCCCATCGAATGCGCCAGGGCGAAATAGGGCGGCGGGCAATCGGGAAGCACCACCCGCTGCATGAAGGTCTCGACGTCGAGCTCAAATTCCGAAAAGCTCTCGACATGTCCCTTGCGCGGATCGGGCAGTTGTCGCGACGAGTGCCCCTGTCCGCGCCAGTCCATGACAGCGACCGCAAAGCCGCGCCGGCGCAGGTCGCGCACCGTCTCGAAATATTTCTCGATGAACTCGCCGCGTCCGGGGAAGACGCAGACCGTTCCCTTGCCATTGGCCGGGGCATCCCAGCGCGCGAAGCGCAGCTCCACCCCGTCCGGCGTCCTGATCCTGCCGGTGACGGCATCGTCGGGACGTGGATTGCCGGGAGTGGAAACGAGCTTCATGGCGCAACCGGACAGGGGGAAACCGGCACGGATATCGACGCCTTTGATCCCTAGGGGACGTGAGCCATATCAGCTTCGTGCAGCTCCCTCCAGACCTGCACGATGGCACCGCCAACGGCGCCCGGTCTCAGCCCTGCGGCTCCAGCACCATCAGTCCCGACGCGGTGTTCGAGATCGGGATGTGATAATTGGCGTGTTGTTTGCGCACCTTTCCAGGCAGCGCGCCGCGCGCGACTACCCAGTTCAGGAGTTCGACGCCCTGGGTGCCCGACAGCTCGACCAGTTCGGTGGTCGAATACTGCGTCGCCCAAGCCGGGTTCGCGACCATGCTGTCCATGAATGCGAGGTCGAATTCCTTGTTGATGAAGCCGGCGCGCTCGCCATCGAGCTGGTGCGACAGGCCGCCGGTGCCCATCACGACTACCCGCTCGTCCCCCGGCCACGAGGCGATGGCGCGGCCGATCGCCTGGCCGAGCTTGTAACAGCGCGCCGCCGAGGGCAGCGGCCCCTGCACGGTGTTGACGCACACCGGTACGGTGCGGACCGGCCACTTCATGTCGGGCCAGCATAACGCCATCGGCAGGGTGAAGGCGTGATCGACCACCATCTCCTGGCAGGTCGTGAGGTCGAATTCCTCGGCCACCAATTGTTCGATCAGGTGCCATGACAGTTCCGGGTCGCCGCGGAACGGCGGCACCGTCGGAATCCCCCAGCCCTCGTCGGCGTTGCGGTATTCGCTCGCCGCGCCGACCGCGAAGGTCGGCATCTTGTCGAGGAAGAAGTTC
The genomic region above belongs to Bradyrhizobium sediminis and contains:
- a CDS encoding alpha/beta fold hydrolase, with the translated sequence MKLVSTPGNPRPDDAVTGRIRTPDGVELRFARWDAPANGKGTVCVFPGRGEFIEKYFETVRDLRRRGFAVAVMDWRGQGHSSRQLPDPRKGHVESFSEFELDVETFMQRVVLPDCPPPYFALAHSMGGAVLLRVAHSGRRWFERMVLAAPLIDLPYARSSLLLRIPMRALRLAGFGASYVPGSNVDMMRASGFAGNPLTSDPQRYARNASILEQDPAVGIGSPTVAWLDAAFETIVAFRAADYPSQIDRPILMVAAGGDTVVSGAAIKGFAARLPAGSHRVIEGARHEILQEQDGYRERLWAAFDAFVPGAHL
- a CDS encoding class III extradiol dioxygenase family protein, translated to MARIVGTITTSHVPAIGGAIAKGLQNDPYWKPFFDGFPPVREWLAGVKPDVVVLVYNDHGLNFFLDKMPTFAVGAASEYRNADEGWGIPTVPPFRGDPELSWHLIEQLVAEEFDLTTCQEMVVDHAFTLPMALCWPDMKWPVRTVPVCVNTVQGPLPSAARCYKLGQAIGRAIASWPGDERVVVMGTGGLSHQLDGERAGFINKEFDLAFMDSMVANPAWATQYSTTELVELSGTQGVELLNWVVARGALPGKVRKQHANYHIPISNTASGLMVLEPQG
- a CDS encoding 1-acyl-sn-glycerol-3-phosphate acyltransferase; amino-acid sequence: MGSQIALPLWAVVILAVLAVLAVVDRILMPSVRWALRRRANRAIEELNTHLRLHIQPFKLTKRQVLIDRLVFDPEVLHAAEEYAREAGVPREVAMEKVKRYAGEIVPSFSAYAYFRVGTRIARGISKMLYRVRIGYRNDDALAAVDPASSVIFVINHRSNMDYVLVTYVAATSSALSYAVGEWAQVWGLRGLIRSMGAYFISRDSREPLYRKVLARYVHMATAAGVTQAIFPEGGLSRDGRLRPPKFGLLSYMVAGFDPLGPRDVVFIPVAVNYDRVLEDRMLTSAANTEPGKKPVFGFNAAVFARHFFHHVWMALRGEWYRFGYTCVSFGEPVSLRKHTAEANIDFRLLAPEPRHAEIEKLGNKLMEAVGRVIPALPVSLVSAAMLEAGERPLSLLDIKERVSSLIGELEGRGTYVHIPRADRDYAITVGLRMLTLRHLVLEQDGSYRANPEELMLLKYYANAIVHLFENAPQPALAG
- a CDS encoding branched-chain amino acid ABC transporter permease; its protein translation is MSYLHFIDTLQSIADGVLFGATYSLLGIGFTLVFGVMHKINLSYAAASIGAAYASLIVLSVVKAPAIFIFLLAGLSGGIIGFVIYVVCFRFIPQANPLATLMSTVGALLLIDEIIVHATVGIPVPYPALFSDVIIDAGPFTLRGDLMFMFALGCLSMLLLLALLYRTKIGIATRAVAQQPVAAQLCGISIPRINGLTFVITGVVGGIAGAMIGAAIGVLSPLLSLPLTTKGLIVTVIGGLGSIPGAIIAGLLVGGFENLFQYFRGVTERDLYVMLLLFVFLVFRPGGIFSPAAGRD
- a CDS encoding ABC transporter substrate-binding protein, producing MIKKSLTLFATLGAIAGFVVTSPAVAQERSVKIAGFGAKSGVVRVFGINSEAALKAALEQINNAGGVTLGDGAKGKIALEYYDDRCNAEEGISVVRRIASTEAIIAVGPTCSNVAESLFGILQKKVGDSSDSGLQFPIIADVAAKGGLAKISEWAFRNVPSEFEMYKSLFAWVKTQYPDLKTIYGGVEKDFAHSNATFGVIKAQAEASGLQLLGQGEWLLNDTTFSTQVREMKRANPDVVAISAHPFTTCGVLKEMQRQGVKPKLLIGLTSSSSIETLQGCGVQAEGIVIPTSFAPVTPEAVKAAELVAKFGGSADLHSAAAYEIGFILKNVIESQKVMGKPDTVAADREKMRAGLAALKETDGLLGKVGRTADREAIKPFLFVHAKDSAWKVLHKPGS